GATCGTGCCGATGTTCACGTGGGGCTTGGTACGCTCGAATCTTTCCTTCGACATGCTGCATATCCTCCAGATAATGAACCGTTACGCGCCGCCGCGTATTTTCTCAAGAATCTCTTGTTTGATACTCTCGGGTACTTCCGCGTAATGCGAGAACTGCATGGTCGACACGGCCCGTCCCTGCGTAGCCGAACGCAACGCCGTCGCGTAGCCGAACATCTCGCTCAGGGGAACAGTGGCCGCCACGACCTGCGCGTCCGTCCGGGGAATGATCCCGCCGATGCGTCCGCGTCGCGCGTTCAGATCGCCGACCACGCTGCCCACGTATTCACTGGGAACAGCCACTTCCACGTCCATGACCGGTTCGAGCAATGCGGGATCGGCCTTGCGCATGCCGTCTTGGAAGGCCATGGAGGCCGCCACCTTGAAGGCTACCTCGGACGAATCGACTTCGTGGTAGGAACCGTCGTACAGGGTGACCTTCACCCCCTGCACCGTGTATCCGGCGAGCACGCCGTTATGTGCGGCTTCCCGCACGCCGGCCTCGACGGAAGAGATGAATTCCCGCGGGATGACTCCCCCGACGATGCCGTTCACGAATTCGACGCCATCCCTGTCCTCCCCGTCCTCCGCGGGCTCCATCTCGAGCCATACGTGACCGAACTGACCGCGTCCGCCCGACTGCCGTACGAAACGCCCTTCGCTCTTCACGGCCGTGCCGATGGTTTCCCGGTAGGCGACCTGGGGACGCCCCACGTTCGCTTCCACGCGGAATTCTCTCAGCATGCGGTCTACCAGGATCTCGAGGTGCAGTTCACCCATGCCGGATATGATCAGTTGGCTGGTCTCTTCATCGGTATGTACGCGGAAAGTGGGATCTTCTTCGGAGAGCTTCTGGAGGGACTGGCTGAGCTTTTCTTCGTCCGCCCGGGTCTTGGGCTCGACCGCGACGGACATCACGGGCTTGGGAAACTCCATCGCTTCGAGGGCGATGGGCCACTCGGGATCGCAAAGCGTATCGCCCGTCGCCACATCCTTTACCCCCACGAGCGCCACGATGTCGCCCGCTTCGGCCGCCTTGAGCTGTTCCCGCTTGTTGGCGTGCATCTGCAGGATCCGGCTGATCCGTTCGCGACGGCCGGTCCGGGTGTTCAGCACGTAACAGCCGGCAGGCAGCGTGCCGGAATAGATCCGGTAGAAGGCCAGCTTGCCGACGTGGGGATCGGTCATGATCTTGAAGGCTACTCCGGACAGCGGCGCGTCGGGCAGGCTCTCCCGTGTTTCCTGTTCGCCGGTCAACGTGTTCTTGCCCGAGACGGGCGGTACGTCCTGGGGCGACGGCAGGTAGTCGACGATCGCGTCGAGCAATGCCTGGACGCCCTTGTTGCGGAAGGAAGATCCCACCAGGACCGGGATCAGGCTGACCGACAGCGTGGCACGGCGAATGGCGCCATGCAATTCGGAAACCGTCGGTTCCTCGCCGGCCAGGTAGGTTTCCATCAGTTCCTCGTCCACTTCGGCGAGACCCTCTATCAGCTTGCTTCGGTGCTCCGCGGCATAATCGGCCAAGTCCTTCGGAATGTCGTGCTCGTCGAAGGTGGCGCCCATGTTGTCTTCATGGTAGCTGCGCGCCTTCATGGCAACCAGGTCGATGGATCCGGTAAACAGGTCGCCGGTTCCGATGGGCAGCTGGATCGGCAGGGCGTTGGCCCCGAGCCGTTCGTGCATCATGGAGACGACCTGGTGGAAGTCCGCCCCGACGCGGTCGATCTTGTTCACGTAGGCCAGGCGGGGCACGCCGTACTTGTCGGCCTGCCGCCACACGGTCTCGGACTGCGGCTCGACGCCGCCCACGGCACAAAAAATCGCCACGGAGCCGTCAAGCACGCGCAGCGATCGTTCCACCTCGACCGTGAAGTCGACGTGACCGGGCGTATCGATGATATTGATCCGATGGTCGCGCCAGAAGGACGTCGTGGCCGCGGACGTGATCGTAATGCCCCGCTCGCGCTCCTGCTCCATCCAGTCCATGGTCGCGGCGCCGTCGTGGACCTCGCCCATTCTCCGCACGCGTCCCGTATAATAGAGGATGCGTTCGGTGGTGGTCGTCTTGCCCGCGTCGATATGGGCCATGATCCCGATGTTCCTGGTCTTCTCCAGGTTCGATTCGGAAGCGTGCTTTCGGGTTGCTTCGGACATTTTCTCTTTCGGTTTGATCGTTGCTTCAGTCACTGCGTCATCTACCTCATAAAGTACGGATCATCGCGAGGGATGATCCGTTTTTACTGTTTCGACGTGATATCGATACGCCTTTACCACCTGTAATGGGCAAAGGCCCGGTTCGCTTCCGCCATTCGGTAGGTCTCTTCCTTGCGGCGGACGGCGGCGCCCTCCCCTTTGGCGGCGGCGGTAAACTCGCCCGCCAGGCACTCGTACATGCTTTTCTCGGAACGGGCCCGGGCGGCTTCGATGATCCAGCGTATCGCCATGGCCCGCTGCTGGTCGTCCCTCACCTCCACGGGAACCTGGTAGGTCGAGCCACCCACCCGGCGGGATTTGACATGAACGACGGGACCCACGCTCTCGATCGCCGTCTCGAACACGGGCAGCGGTTCCTGGCCGGTCCGTTCTTCGATCAGGTCGAGCGCCTGGTAGAACACGCGTTCCGCGACGCTCTTCTTCCCCTTGCGCATCAGTCCGTTGATGAACTTGGATACCAGTACGCTGTTGAATTTCCAATCCGGTTCCGGTTCCCGTCTTACGACTTCTTTCCTTCTTGCCATCTCGTTCTCCAGCCGTCCCGCGCAGGTGATCTTCGGCCTACTTGGGTTTCTTGGTTCCGTATTTCGACCGTCCGTTACGCCGGTCGGGCACTCCGCTGGCGTCCAGCGCACCGCGGATGATGTGGTACCGCACGCCAGGCAGATCCTTCACCCGGCCGCCCCGGACCAGGACGATGTTATGCTCCTGCAGGTTATGACTTTCGCCCGGGATATAGCAGGTAGCCTCGATGCCGTTCATCAGGCGGACGCGAGCGATTTTCCTCAACGCCGAATTCGGCTTCTTGGGCGTTTGCGTTTTCACCTGCAGGCAGTTGCCCCGTTTCTGGGGGCTGCCCCGCAACGCGGGTGATTTCGTCTTTCGCTGCGCCTTCTTCCGACCGTGGCGAATAAGTTGATTTATCGTGGGCATTCCCGCCTGACCTTCCCTGTTGCGCGGTTTCGACTCAGTCCATACAGTGTGGGTTTTCGGGGGTCCGTACAAATCGGATTTTCCCAAAAGCCACAGGTGGAAAAATTTACATAGATCCGTGGACGATGTCAAGCGTTTTTGTCAGAAAAACGAACGCCGCCATATTTGACTCCGGCGGCGTCCGCTCATCCGCTTCGTCTGGCCCTTCTCAGACCGTTTCCACCGGCGGTGGCTCGGCCTCGGCCACGTTCGGTACGGTCTCGGAGGTCTTGGCCTCCGCGTCGCCGTTCACCGATTCCGCGTCGAAAAGGGGCTCCACCTCTATCGACGGCGGCTGGATCTCGTTGCCCTCTTCGTCTACAAGCCGCATCTGGCTGTACCTGTCGAGCCCGGTACCCGCCGGAATCAGGTGACCCATGATGACGTTTTCCTTCAGACCGAGAAGCGCGTCCGTCTTGCCTTCTATGGCCGCTTGAGTCAGCACGCGGGTCGTTTCCTGGAAAGCCGCGGCGGAGACGAAGCTTTCCGTACTGAGCGCCGCCTTGGCAATGCCCTGCAGCAGCGGCTGGTTCGTCGCCGGGTCGCCGCCTTCTCGCAGCACGCGGTCGTTCTCCGAATGGAAACGGCTGCGGTCCACGTCCTCGCCCTTGAGGAACTCCGTGTCGCCGGGGTCGTCCACTTTGACTTTCTGGAGCATCTGGCGCACGATGACTTCCACATGCTTGTCGTTGATGCTCACGCCCTGCATGCGGTACACTTCCTGTATCTGGTTGACCAGATATTCCTGCACGGCGTTGACGCCCTGGATCTCCAGAATGTCATGGGGATCGATCGACCCTTCCGACAGGGGCTCTCCCGCCTGTACCCGGTCGCCGTCCCGCACGCTGAGATGCCGTCCCTGCGGGATCAGGTATTCCTGCTCCGATCCGTCGTCGGCGCGCACGAGGAGGCGATGGGCGCGCCGGACGATGCCGGCGACCTTTACGACACCGTCCACCTTCGCCACCGTGGCGGGATCGCGGGGCTTTCGCGCCTCGAAAAGTTCGGCGACGCGCGGCAGGCCGCCAGTGATGTCCCGGGTCCTGCCGATGGAGCGCGGTATGCGCGCGAGGACCGTACCGGGCTGCACGTAGGTGCGTTCGGTATTGTTCTGGTCCGTGAACTCGGTGACGAGCAGATGGGCGCCGGTGGGCAGGTTGTATTCGTCTTTCTTCTTGCCCTTGGCGTCCGCGATGTAGATGCGCGGATGGAGCGCCCTCGATCCGCGGTTTTCCGTGATCACCTTCTGACGCATGCCCGTGGTGTCGTCCAGCTGCTCGCGCAACGTCTCTCCGGCCACCACGTCTTCGAGTTGCACGTGGCCGGCCTGAACGGCGATGATCGGGATATTATAGGGATTCCACTCGAAGAGGGCCTGGTTTTCCTCGACGGTTTCTTCATCCTCCGTGAGCATGACGGCGCCGTAGGGGATGAAGAAATGGGCCCGGCGGTTGCCGTCGGTGTCCAGGATGGTGATTTCGCCGGCCCGGCCGATGACGACCGGGAGGCCGTTCTCCTGGGTGACGGTTTCAACCGCGGAGAAGACGGCCTTGCCCGCCTGCTTCGTGGTGATCTTGTTCTGCGTGGCGTCGCGGCTCGCGATCCCGCCGATGTGGAAGGTGCGGAGCGTCAGCTGCGTCCCCGGTTCGCCGATGCTTTGCGCCGCCATGACGCCTACGGCCTCGCCCATTTCCACCATGGAGCCCGTGGCGAGGTTCCGGCCGTAGCACCGGGCGCACACGCCGCGCTTGGTCTCGCACGTCAGCACGGACCGGATGTGCACGGTTTCGCTCATCTCCGCATCCGGGTCGGAAGCGTACTGCACGCCGCCGCGTTGTTCGATGAGGTCGGCGACTTCCTCGTTGATCTCCTCGCCGGCGGCCGTCAGCAGTTCCCGCGTGATGGGA
This window of the Gemmatimonadota bacterium genome carries:
- the fusA gene encoding elongation factor G, producing the protein MSEATRKHASESNLEKTRNIGIMAHIDAGKTTTTERILYYTGRVRRMGEVHDGAATMDWMEQERERGITITSAATTSFWRDHRINIIDTPGHVDFTVEVERSLRVLDGSVAIFCAVGGVEPQSETVWRQADKYGVPRLAYVNKIDRVGADFHQVVSMMHERLGANALPIQLPIGTGDLFTGSIDLVAMKARSYHEDNMGATFDEHDIPKDLADYAAEHRSKLIEGLAEVDEELMETYLAGEEPTVSELHGAIRRATLSVSLIPVLVGSSFRNKGVQALLDAIVDYLPSPQDVPPVSGKNTLTGEQETRESLPDAPLSGVAFKIMTDPHVGKLAFYRIYSGTLPAGCYVLNTRTGRRERISRILQMHANKREQLKAAEAGDIVALVGVKDVATGDTLCDPEWPIALEAMEFPKPVMSVAVEPKTRADEEKLSQSLQKLSEEDPTFRVHTDEETSQLIISGMGELHLEILVDRMLREFRVEANVGRPQVAYRETIGTAVKSEGRFVRQSGGRGQFGHVWLEMEPAEDGEDRDGVEFVNGIVGGVIPREFISSVEAGVREAAHNGVLAGYTVQGVKVTLYDGSYHEVDSSEVAFKVAASMAFQDGMRKADPALLEPVMDVEVAVPSEYVGSVVGDLNARRGRIGGIIPRTDAQVVAATVPLSEMFGYATALRSATQGRAVSTMQFSHYAEVPESIKQEILEKIRGGA
- the rpsG gene encoding 30S ribosomal protein S7, with protein sequence MARRKEVVRREPEPDWKFNSVLVSKFINGLMRKGKKSVAERVFYQALDLIEERTGQEPLPVFETAIESVGPVVHVKSRRVGGSTYQVPVEVRDDQQRAMAIRWIIEAARARSEKSMYECLAGEFTAAAKGEGAAVRRKEETYRMAEANRAFAHYRW
- the rpsL gene encoding 30S ribosomal protein S12, whose protein sequence is MPTINQLIRHGRKKAQRKTKSPALRGSPQKRGNCLQVKTQTPKKPNSALRKIARVRLMNGIEATCYIPGESHNLQEHNIVLVRGGRVKDLPGVRYHIIRGALDASGVPDRRNGRSKYGTKKPK